The proteins below come from a single Drosophila suzukii chromosome X, CBGP_Dsuzu_IsoJpt1.0, whole genome shotgun sequence genomic window:
- the LOC108018975 gene encoding uncharacterized protein, producing the protein MLLMDALFNSLLVVSSGYAMYTLHPLETPYGYATAALSLVHGLLGVVRAASNDDDECNRVRLITSGIMEIVPLPLTNIELYLKSSNPGLALAHGSFVVPLVYDLMAKMGDNEDTSTETLKELTLLGNVVSLLFLGVNQSSNLYGGMAAIAFGARYGSVILDYYWEGLGADFTLLAHSMFVVLMTMTLSAKL; encoded by the coding sequence ATGCTGCTGATGGACGCATTGTTCAACAGCCTGTTGGTGGTCAGTTCCGGCTATGCGATGTACACCCTCCACCCCCTGGAAACGCCCTACGGTTATGCAACGGCGGCCTTGAGCCTGGTCCATGGCCTCTTGGGGGTGGTGCGGGCGGCGAGCAACGACGATGATGAGTGCAATCGGGTGCGATTGATAACGTCGGGGATCATGGAGATAGTACCGCTGCCCCTGACCAATATCGAGCTGTATCTGAAGTCGAGTAATCCCGGCTTGGCCCTGGCCCATGGCAGTTTCGTGGTGCCCCTGGTGTACGATTTGATGGCCAAGATGGGTGACAATGAGGACACTTCCACGGAGACCCTCAAGGAACTCACTCTGCTGGGCAACGTGGTATCCCTACTCTTCCTGGGCGTCAATCAGTCCAGCAATCTTTACGGCGGCATGGCGGCCATCGCCTTTGGAGCCCGCTACGGATCCGTAATCCTAGACTATTATTGGGAAGGACTTGGGGCCGATTTCACCCTGCTGGCCCACTCCATGTTCGTCGTCCTGATGACCATGACCCTCTCGGCCAAATTATGA